One part of the Aliivibrio fischeri ATCC 7744 = JCM 18803 = DSM 507 genome encodes these proteins:
- a CDS encoding alanine/ornithine racemase family PLP-dependent enzyme, producing MSYPRLDINCTKIYLNTRTLINKLYKKGISIAPVTKVCLGNPIITNVLVHAGVNMIADSRIENMDRIQSSGIKIPTILIRSPMISQVKSVIKYCDISLNTEVSVIKKLSLEASKLNVNHGVIVMVELGDLREGVMPHQLFDFFYKIIKLPNILIKGIGMNLACRYGVIPNKLKISQLSNLADSLEKKFNIKLDIISGGNSASLYWALNNKNKTRINHLRLGESIFLGCDSLYQKPIKGLFTDAITLTAEVIESKIKPSLPWGDRGYNAFGEKDDIFDRGLVLQAIIALGRQDVIVTGIKAPEGINIMSSTSDHLVVETNKYPLFVGQKVKFELDYSGLLSSMSSSFVHKNFQNIKGFELPKKQ from the coding sequence ATGAGTTACCCTCGGTTAGATATTAATTGCACTAAAATTTATCTTAATACACGGACATTAATTAATAAGTTATATAAAAAAGGGATATCAATAGCACCAGTAACAAAAGTATGTTTGGGTAATCCGATAATTACTAATGTGTTAGTACATGCAGGCGTGAATATGATAGCCGATTCTCGTATTGAAAATATGGATAGAATACAATCATCTGGAATCAAAATACCAACTATTTTGATTAGAAGTCCAATGATTAGTCAAGTTAAAAGTGTAATTAAGTATTGTGATATTAGTCTTAATACTGAAGTTTCAGTAATAAAAAAACTCTCATTAGAAGCTAGTAAGTTAAATGTCAATCATGGAGTGATTGTTATGGTAGAACTTGGCGATCTTAGAGAAGGGGTTATGCCTCATCAATTATTTGATTTTTTTTATAAAATAATAAAATTACCAAACATCCTTATTAAAGGAATAGGGATGAACCTTGCCTGTCGTTATGGTGTTATTCCTAATAAATTAAAAATATCTCAGTTATCAAATCTTGCAGATAGTTTAGAAAAAAAGTTTAATATTAAATTAGATATCATATCTGGTGGTAATTCTGCATCTCTTTATTGGGCTCTTAATAATAAAAATAAAACAAGAATTAATCATCTTCGACTCGGAGAGTCAATATTCTTGGGATGTGATTCTCTATATCAAAAACCAATTAAGGGGCTATTTACCGATGCTATAACCTTGACAGCAGAGGTCATTGAATCAAAGATAAAACCATCTCTACCTTGGGGGGATAGGGGATATAATGCTTTTGGAGAAAAAGATGATATTTTCGATAGAGGTTTAGTACTACAAGCGATTATTGCTTTAGGTCGTCAAGATGTAATTGTAACAGGAATTAAGGCTCCTGAAGGTATAAATATAATGTCTTCAACAAGTGATCATTTAGTTGTTGAAACAAATAAATATCCATTATTTGTAGGGCAAAAGGTAAAATTTGAATTAGATTATAGTGGATTGTTATCTTCAATGTCTTCATCATTTGTACATAAGAATTTTCAAAATATAAAAGGATTTGAATTACCTAAGAAGCAGTAA
- a CDS encoding DUF1611 domain-containing protein: MLKLNQCSINSIHHTVIKSTDEIDSTSKPFDLLFTQVNPITPTAIIYCEGQFGNIDGKTANGLIRHSHNYRILSVIDSTKAGLDSGEVLGDEKNGIPIVSDIKEAIVLAKDLPDYFIFGIAPSNGILTDLEKEIMLYAMSLHMSIVSGVHEFLSEDTKFITASKNYNVHVIDVRKPKDKKELQSFSGKIHNVLCPRIAVMGTDCAIGKRTTATILTKILQEKGLKVIMIATGQTGIIQGAPYSVALDAVPSQFCAGELEAVIVEAYEKENPDLIIIEGQGALSHPAFSTSAFILRGSCPVGVILQHAPKRLHRSDFPEMLMPSVISEIELIELFSNTSVIGLTLNHEGMSQKEITAVIEEYSEQLNIPVTDALNQPTDDFLKMMLIIFPNLEKNMIIKT, from the coding sequence ATGTTAAAACTAAACCAATGCTCCATAAATTCCATACACCATACAGTAATAAAATCTACTGATGAGATTGACTCCACATCTAAGCCATTCGATTTATTATTTACTCAAGTTAACCCAATAACGCCTACCGCTATTATTTATTGTGAAGGTCAATTTGGAAATATTGATGGGAAAACAGCCAATGGTCTTATAAGACATTCTCATAACTATAGAATCCTTTCTGTTATTGATAGTACAAAAGCAGGCTTAGATTCAGGTGAGGTTCTTGGAGATGAAAAAAATGGTATTCCTATAGTTTCAGATATTAAAGAAGCTATTGTGCTTGCAAAAGATCTTCCTGATTACTTCATTTTTGGTATTGCGCCTTCTAATGGAATATTAACTGATTTAGAAAAAGAAATTATGCTTTATGCAATGTCACTACATATGAGTATTGTGAGTGGAGTACATGAATTTTTAAGCGAAGATACTAAATTTATAACTGCTAGTAAAAATTATAATGTGCATGTTATTGATGTTCGAAAACCTAAAGATAAAAAAGAGCTACAATCATTTAGTGGTAAAATTCATAATGTACTTTGTCCACGTATTGCTGTTATGGGAACGGATTGCGCGATAGGAAAGCGAACAACTGCAACTATTTTAACAAAAATATTACAAGAGAAAGGGCTTAAAGTTATTATGATTGCGACAGGGCAGACTGGTATCATTCAAGGGGCTCCTTATAGTGTAGCTTTAGATGCTGTACCTTCTCAATTCTGTGCGGGTGAATTAGAAGCTGTTATTGTTGAAGCGTATGAAAAAGAAAATCCAGATCTTATTATTATTGAGGGGCAAGGTGCATTAAGTCATCCGGCATTTTCTACTAGTGCTTTCATATTACGAGGAAGTTGTCCGGTCGGTGTGATTTTACAGCATGCACCTAAACGACTTCATCGTAGTGATTTCCCTGAAATGCTTATGCCATCTGTTATTTCTGAAATTGAATTAATTGAATTATTTTCTAATACGTCTGTTATCGGATTAACTTTGAATCATGAAGGGATGTCTCAGAAAGAAATTACTGCTGTTATTGAAGAGTATTCAGAACAATTGAATATTCCTGTTACTGATGCTTTAAATCAACCTACGGATGATTTTTTAAAAATGATGTTAATTATTTTTCCAAATTTGGAAAAAAACATGATAATAAAAACATGA